The Salvia miltiorrhiza cultivar Shanhuang (shh) chromosome 2, IMPLAD_Smil_shh, whole genome shotgun sequence DNA window GGTGATTTCAAGTTTCATTACATGACATAATTTGGAAATTACTTCtatttgtgtttgtttttgttcttgTAACATCTCAAAACTCAAATATCGATCAAAATATTGAAGTGATGAACTTAAAACTTCATACTAATATGTTCGTTTACTGTTTGATTATTCATGTGTAAAATCTTCTCATTGTTCTGAGTTATTTGATGGATTTGAAATCTTGATTCAGATTTTACTATTAACGGCATTATACTGTAAACATTGCTGAATGAGTCAAGCTATTCGGATTTTCATTGCTAAAAATTTATTCGAGCTTATTTAGTTAAACCCTTTAATTCGTGAATGAATTCCTCGGAAAGAAAAACCAACTCGTGAATGAATTTGTGTATGctgaaaaaatttaaatttgtattATTTACTACATTTTTATACATCAATTAATGGGAAGTATtactattaatttaaaaaatatctcAATATGAAAATGAGAAAACCAGTTGAATAAATTGTGTTTATCCAATACTACTTGGATCCAAACACAACAAATaccaacaaaaatataaatatatcacTGCTACAGACTACAGTGCTACTAAATATGAGCTTGGATCtaaattatcaaattattaGTGTTATTTGATAAATATTCACTCATTAGACAGTCCTAACTCCTaacgcaattttttttttctttctaaaatgatggataatatttCAGTTGGGTTAGCTCTCAATAAATTGAAAGATGACATCATTGATTCTCAAAGTGAGGAAAAAGACATTAAACTAGAATTAAGACGCGACTGCGTGAGTGGAATTTGGctcagattttcaaacacaaaTTTCCCCACGAAACTCCAATTATCCAAATTAAGTAGGCTTTTGGTTTATATAGGGCTGTGTAATTTGTAGGGTTTTAACACCAGCTAGACTTGTCAAACATGAGTTATATCTAATCTAATCACCACAAGCTACAAATTTATGTAAAACTTATGCAACAACTCTGAAATAAATCGAAATATTATGAGTAAAGAGAAATGTATTCAAGAGAAGTAAAGGCAATATACATTGCCAGATATTACAAGACATGTCTCGACCTGTGCACGTACAGTTGGAATCAGTTTCGCTCATTGTTTTAAGGTTCTTCATCGCCCTACATGCTGAAAGTTGTGTTCATGCACTTAGCTACTGGACTTCCCTAAAATAATCCTTCACCTTTAATCAAATAAGAGAAATGGGTTACAAAATCCAAAAAAGTTGAAGAAATTTGATCGCGAGTGAACAAGTATATAAGAAAACTTACGTAGCTCATCCAAGGAAATATTGCTCATACTTTCCCCTGCCTTTATAAGCCGAACCCTTCCTGCAGTCATATGTTCAAAAACAATTCATTAAGTAGTAGTAGACCTATTCACAACGCTTCATATTTTCCAACTAAATGAACACTAGTTTTGTACAAATGAGCTTTTACTCAACTTCAAGATTTGCTACGACTATGAATCTATATTAGTTATATAGGAACTTAAATCACATGAACTAAAATGCAACATGTTCTTATCTAAGAGCAGATACAGTTTACAACAAAATAAGTTAATCGCTCTTGGAAAATGTTATGACTGATGAAGTTTGTCTAACAAATTCTAGATTCAACTGCTTCTATGGAATGGAAATGATGGTCTAGATTGATGAGAAAACTCTATGTAGCCCCTTCTTTTTGGAAACGAGTTAGTCTTAGAACAAACCAAATTCACATAGCTTTCAAATAAGTCCACACAAGTCAACAAAGGTATTACAGAATTACCATCCTTCATTATTTGTGAATAAACACACAAGTCTAAGAGAGCAGAAATAAACATAGAAATTGCAAAAAATTATGTTCTGCAGGCATCACACATAGCTTGATAGTTCAACCAATGGCAAATGTATCCAAATGCATAAGGTTTATTTCTAATTGtagatagaattttttttttgaggaccAACAAAGAAAAGATAGTGATGCACCCAACATATGATATGAAAGGACATAACTACTAGATTTCACATCAAGGTTTCAGGTACAAAATTACCATGCTGCAGACTTCAAAAATTCATTTCATCCACTAAAAAATATCAACTACCTTCAGAAAGTGGAGGGAGCACTGGAGCACAAATATGCCTAAAGTAAACATTAAACACACCTTAAACAGCTTGACAATCCAGGACAGCTACAAGTGCACGATTTGTGTAAAAGGGCAGGAACATAAGGGAAGAAACATAGCCATTAAGAAAAAATTGTGGCAGATACATCAATTGTAAGTAATCAGTGAGAGCTTAGATTAACATTTTATTGATATTAGTGTGAAAGATAAGTGGCTCAGTAAAGAAAAAGACCTGCCAACAGTCCAAGTTAGTAAGCAATAGAGATTCAAATTCACATACCATCACGGCGCACACAAATTTCTGGTATGCTTTTTATGTCTCCGTTGATGCTGTCATTGTAGACTCTTATTTCAATATCACCCTCAACGTAAACTGAAGAACTGGAAATGAGCTCCACTTATTAGATGGTACTCCAAGAAAAAGGTGgaatccaaaaaagaaaaaaatcctACTTTTTCGCAATTTGTTGCACTGCATAGGCTGCAAGCATAGTGTTATGAACTGCAATACGATGCCACTGAGCTGGTTTTGGCAAGTCCTGAGAACCTATGGTCCGCTGATCAAACATACCTCCAGTTCCTACAGTGAACGTGGTTACAGTTCTACCATTCCTCAAGATCTTTTGAATGGGGGCTTGACCAACTTTTCCACATATAATAGCCTGGCCAAAACAGGAAAGGTGAAAAATGAAGTATGAATAGATGTCCTAGTGATTAGTGAATAACCAAATCTTcatacaaaatatttaataaaacaaGCAAACAAACCACACAATTGACCAAGTTCCTGTTCAAGATCAGAGATTCCTCCAAACTTGTTACTTCTTTCTCAATTACTTATGCAGATTTCTAATAAAGCTCCTCATTAGGAAGTATCCCATCGCAAAATATGTCACTATCCCTACAGCCCTCACAACTCGAACTAACTCACCTGATACAggatcacatataaaccatatCAAATGAACAATGCAAGACTCAAACAATAGGAAGCCAAACCCTAGGAAATAAGAGTAGTCTCAATTTGACCAAAAAGGTATCTCAACAGCTAAAGATGATAAAGTTACTAATGATACAGCTATCCATCAGATGAAGCTTTCCACAGAGGTGATCATTCAATAAAATCACAAGCATACCCGGTGCACGCCGCGGAAATTCCAGCCTTTCCTGGGATCAACGCCCTGGAGCTGTAACTCCGGCCTCTCGGTGAGAAAATCATCATCCTCAATTTCCGGGGCGTCTGGGCCCTCTTTGTCAGGGGTATTCCCC harbors:
- the LOC131009027 gene encoding single-stranded DNA-binding protein, mitochondrial isoform X2, coding for MNSLAPKFRNLLRLPDFSTAACLQRSSKVFFSTEPFDSGNTPDKEGPDAPEIEDDDFLTERPELQLQGVDPRKGWNFRGVHRAIICGKVGQAPIQKILRNGRTVTTFTVGTGGMFDQRTIGSQDLPKPAQWHRIAVHNTMLAAYAVQQIAKNSSVYVEGDIEIRVYNDSINGDIKSIPEICVRRDGRVRLIKAGESMSNISLDELREGLF
- the LOC131009027 gene encoding single-stranded DNA-binding protein, mitochondrial isoform X1, giving the protein MNSLAPKFRNLLRLPDFSTAACLQRSSKVFFSTEPFDSGNTPDKEGPDAPEIEDDDFLTERPELQLQGVDPRKGWNFRGVHRAIICGKVGQAPIQKILRNGRTVTTFTVGTGGMFDQRTIGSQDLPKPAQWHRIAVHNTMLAAYAVQQIAKNSSVYVEGDIEIRVYNDSINGDIKSIPEICVRRDGRVRLIKAGESMSNISLDELRKFSYILVHSRSNFFNFFGFCNPFLLFD